The following proteins come from a genomic window of Pseudomonas syringae:
- the truA gene encoding tRNA pseudouridine(38-40) synthase TruA, giving the protein MAAEGFSRIALGVEYKGSRYCGWQRQASGVLTVQETLEDALSKVAASPVSLMCAGRTDAGVHACGQVVHFDTQAERSLKAWVMGANINLPHDISVSWARVMPASFHARFKAIARRYRYVIYNDQIRPAHLNQEITWNHRPLDVERMAQAAQYLVGTHDFSAFRAGQCQAKSPIKQLHHLRVTRHGKMIVIDVRANAFLHHMVRNIAGVLMTIGAGERPVEWARDVLESRVRRTGGVTAHPYGLYLVQVEYRDEFPLPDRYIGPHFLTGFAELDG; this is encoded by the coding sequence ATGGCAGCCGAGGGCTTTTCCCGAATCGCGCTGGGCGTGGAGTACAAAGGCTCGCGCTATTGCGGCTGGCAACGGCAGGCGTCCGGTGTGCTGACCGTGCAGGAAACCCTTGAAGACGCGCTTTCGAAAGTGGCTGCATCGCCGGTCTCGCTGATGTGTGCCGGGCGCACTGACGCAGGCGTGCACGCCTGTGGGCAAGTGGTGCATTTCGACACACAGGCAGAGCGTTCACTGAAGGCCTGGGTCATGGGCGCAAACATCAACCTGCCTCATGACATCAGCGTGAGCTGGGCCAGGGTCATGCCTGCCAGCTTTCATGCGCGCTTCAAGGCCATCGCTCGCCGCTATCGCTACGTGATCTACAACGATCAGATCCGCCCGGCACATCTGAATCAGGAAATCACCTGGAATCATCGTCCGCTGGACGTCGAGCGCATGGCGCAGGCCGCCCAATATCTGGTGGGGACTCACGACTTCAGCGCCTTTCGCGCGGGTCAGTGCCAGGCCAAGTCACCGATCAAGCAACTGCACCACCTGCGTGTGACCCGTCACGGCAAGATGATTGTGATCGACGTGCGCGCCAATGCCTTCCTCCACCATATGGTGCGCAACATCGCCGGCGTGCTGATGACCATCGGTGCTGGCGAGCGTCCGGTCGAATGGGCGCGTGATGTGCTGGAGAGTCGCGTGCGGCGTACTGGCGGCGTAACAGCCCATCCTTATGGCTTATATCTGGTTCAGGTGGAGTATCGCGACGAATTTCCGCTGCCGGACCGCTACATCGGTCCGCACTTTCTTACAGGCTTCGCAGAACTTGACGGCTGA
- the accD gene encoding acetyl-CoA carboxylase, carboxyltransferase subunit beta, translated as MSNWLVDKLIPSIMRSEVKKSSVPEGLWHKCPSCEAVLYRPELEKTLDVCPKCNHHMRIGARARLNIFLDVEGRGELGADLEPVDRLKFRDGKKYKDRLTAAQKQTGEKDALISMSGTLLGMPVVASAFEFSFMGGSMGAIVGERFVRAANYALENRCPMICFAASGGARMQEALISLMQMAKTSAVLARLREEGLPFISVLTDPVYGGVSASLAMLGDVIVAEPKALIGFAGPRVIEQTVREKLPEGFQRSEFLLDHGAIDMIIARSELRPRLGNLLAQMMNLPTPRFVAPVIEPIVVPPAPASI; from the coding sequence ATGAGCAACTGGTTGGTAGACAAACTGATCCCATCGATCATGCGTTCCGAGGTCAAGAAAAGCTCGGTTCCTGAAGGCCTCTGGCACAAATGCCCGTCCTGCGAAGCGGTGCTCTATCGGCCCGAGCTGGAAAAGACCCTGGACGTCTGCCCCAAGTGCAATCACCACATGCGTATCGGCGCGCGCGCGCGTCTGAACATCTTCCTGGATGTCGAAGGCCGTGGCGAACTGGGCGCTGACCTGGAGCCGGTGGACCGTCTGAAATTCCGTGATGGCAAGAAATACAAGGACCGCCTGACCGCAGCCCAGAAGCAGACCGGTGAGAAAGACGCGCTGATCTCGATGAGCGGCACCCTGCTGGGCATGCCGGTGGTGGCTTCGGCATTCGAATTCTCGTTCATGGGCGGTTCGATGGGCGCCATTGTCGGCGAGCGTTTCGTACGTGCCGCCAACTACGCGCTGGAAAATCGCTGCCCGATGATCTGCTTCGCCGCTTCTGGTGGTGCGCGCATGCAGGAAGCGCTGATCTCGTTGATGCAGATGGCCAAGACTTCCGCCGTTCTGGCGCGTCTTCGCGAAGAAGGGCTGCCGTTTATTTCCGTACTCACCGACCCGGTCTACGGCGGCGTTTCCGCGAGTCTGGCCATGTTGGGTGACGTTATTGTCGCCGAACCCAAGGCACTGATCGGTTTCGCCGGTCCGCGCGTCATCGAGCAGACCGTGCGCGAAAAGCTGCCTGAAGGCTTCCAGCGCAGCGAATTCCTGCTGGATCACGGTGCCATCGACATGATCATCGCCCGCAGCGAGCTTCGCCCACGCCTGGGTAACCTGCTGGCGCAAATGATGAATCTGCCTACGCCACGCTTTGTTGCGCCTGTCATCGAGCCGATCGTCGTTCCGCCAGCTCCGGCCTCGATATGA
- a CDS encoding phosphoribosylanthranilate isomerase: MSAVRSKICGITRIEDALAAVEAGADAIGLVFYPKSPRAVTIQQARAIIAALPPFITTVGLFVNASRCELNETLEAVALDLLQFHGDETPEECDGYHRPYIKALRVKAGDDIAQACRAYRNARGVLLDTYVEGVPGGTGETFDWALIPDDLDKPVILAGGLTSANVAQAIAQVRPYAVDVSGGVEKSKGIKDREKILAFMSAVQGV, encoded by the coding sequence ATGTCAGCCGTTCGCAGCAAGATCTGCGGGATTACCCGCATAGAAGATGCTCTGGCCGCGGTCGAGGCCGGGGCCGACGCCATTGGCCTGGTGTTTTACCCCAAAAGCCCGCGTGCGGTGACGATCCAGCAGGCGCGCGCGATCATTGCCGCCTTGCCGCCGTTCATTACCACCGTCGGCCTGTTCGTCAATGCCAGTCGTTGCGAGCTCAATGAAACGCTGGAGGCTGTTGCGCTGGACCTGTTGCAGTTTCATGGTGATGAAACGCCAGAGGAGTGTGACGGCTATCATCGTCCCTATATCAAGGCCTTGCGGGTCAAGGCGGGTGATGACATTGCCCAGGCGTGCCGCGCTTACCGCAATGCACGAGGCGTGCTGCTCGACACCTATGTCGAAGGCGTCCCCGGCGGCACTGGCGAAACCTTTGACTGGGCGCTGATTCCGGATGATCTGGACAAGCCGGTCATCCTGGCAGGCGGGCTGACGTCGGCCAATGTGGCGCAGGCCATTGCCCAGGTGCGGCCCTATGCTGTGGATGTGAGCGGTGGGGTGGAGAAGAGCAAAGGCATCAAGGATCGCGAAAAGATCCTGGCGTTCATGAGTGCGGTGCAGGGCGTCTGA
- a CDS encoding FimV/HubP family polar landmark protein: protein MVQVRKLVLAIAAASALSSGMAQALGLGELSVKSTLNQPLVAEIELTEAQGLNATQVVPSLATTADFAQAGVTRQAFLNDLTFTPVINASGKSVLRITSSKPVREPYVKFLVQVLWPNGRLLREYSLLLDPPKFSPEAAAAAAAPAPVAAPAPAAPAQLATVAPSAEATAPEAPAPAASGTALPPPATDKPAQYITANNDTLWEIAAKVRTAGTVQQTMLAIQALNPDAFIGGNINRLKKGQVLRLPSPQQTTALPQPQAVTEVSRQYTEWRGGRRSPATGTRQVDATRRDRAGAAPSRVDASDNLSLVSANGKPAAKGAAGDDASNKLAVAQEALDTTRRDNAELKSRMNDLQSQLDKLQRLIELKNGQLAKMQAAGAAVPPAAAAATPDTTTPSNAAVPASLVDANGVPIKPAGEVAPEDALPAGAAQVATPAADQPLAVEPVVAPEEDDTLQKVLDNPVLLGLIGGAVLLILALLLLFLARRRAAKAEAEKHKRMARALAEESEFVSDMDLDTPQASFDGLDVPPPNVRMGAAGAAAAAAATRERQADPLVQAEIHIAYGRMNQAVELLEEAVQEDPKRDDIRLKLMEIYAEQGNNKAYAAHERKLVAAGKREAEVEQLEERNSTLKPAASLASEPAPTPSAAPAVAAAAVAASAAALAAELDAKYVEELLADTDDQPEEPAAAPEPQAPAPLVAEPVAEADEFDHDFDLSLDEFEETTAPEVSTVNDLDDLTLDEPKADLPITAAAPDDEALTFESIMQQQEEARAAASTEELADFDLDLSEEDPALRNEDDFLLGLGDDSLDLGKTTPPPVSDDLELPEDFDLSLADEIETDQASQAFASEIDDVNAELDRLAQNLEHPPLDEPRFTAEDAAALDDEPDFDFMSGTDEAATKLDLARAYIDMGDADGARDILDEVVTEGDDSQKTEAREMLSRLA from the coding sequence ATGGTTCAGGTTCGTAAACTGGTATTAGCAATCGCTGCTGCTTCAGCGCTGTCATCGGGTATGGCGCAGGCGCTGGGGCTCGGGGAATTGTCGGTCAAGTCGACCCTGAATCAGCCATTGGTAGCGGAAATCGAGTTGACCGAGGCGCAGGGGCTTAACGCAACGCAAGTTGTGCCCAGCCTGGCAACCACTGCCGACTTCGCTCAGGCGGGCGTTACGCGTCAGGCATTTCTCAACGACCTCACGTTTACCCCGGTGATCAACGCCAGCGGCAAAAGTGTCTTGCGGATTACGTCCAGCAAGCCGGTGCGTGAGCCCTACGTGAAGTTTCTGGTTCAAGTACTCTGGCCGAATGGCCGGTTGCTGCGTGAATACAGCCTGCTGCTGGATCCGCCGAAGTTCTCGCCAGAGGCTGCGGCCGCTGCGGCGGCACCTGCGCCCGTTGCGGCTCCCGCTCCGGCAGCGCCGGCCCAGTTGGCCACCGTCGCACCGTCTGCAGAAGCCACTGCTCCCGAGGCACCGGCGCCAGCGGCCAGCGGAACAGCATTGCCGCCGCCTGCAACTGACAAGCCGGCGCAATACATCACCGCCAATAACGACACCTTGTGGGAAATTGCCGCGAAGGTGCGCACCGCCGGAACCGTCCAGCAGACCATGCTAGCGATCCAGGCGCTGAATCCGGATGCGTTCATCGGCGGCAACATCAACCGCCTGAAGAAAGGCCAGGTATTGCGTCTGCCGTCGCCTCAGCAGACCACCGCACTGCCACAACCTCAGGCCGTTACCGAAGTTTCCCGGCAGTACACCGAGTGGCGCGGCGGCCGTCGTTCGCCTGCGACCGGTACGCGCCAGGTCGACGCGACCCGTCGTGATCGTGCAGGCGCTGCTCCGTCACGCGTAGACGCCTCGGACAACCTTAGTCTGGTCTCGGCAAACGGCAAGCCCGCCGCCAAAGGCGCAGCAGGTGACGATGCCAGCAACAAGCTGGCGGTCGCTCAGGAGGCGCTCGATACCACGCGTCGTGACAATGCCGAGCTGAAAAGCCGGATGAATGACCTACAAAGCCAGCTCGACAAGCTGCAACGTCTGATCGAGCTGAAAAACGGTCAACTGGCCAAGATGCAGGCCGCTGGCGCAGCGGTGCCGCCTGCAGCTGCAGCTGCCACGCCTGACACGACGACACCGTCGAACGCGGCAGTACCTGCTTCGCTGGTGGATGCCAATGGCGTCCCGATCAAGCCCGCCGGTGAAGTCGCGCCTGAAGATGCCTTGCCAGCGGGAGCCGCTCAGGTGGCAACGCCAGCGGCTGATCAGCCGTTGGCCGTTGAGCCGGTAGTAGCACCTGAAGAAGATGACACGCTGCAGAAAGTCCTTGATAACCCGGTCCTGCTGGGTCTGATCGGCGGTGCGGTGTTGTTGATTCTGGCCCTGCTGTTGTTGTTTCTGGCGCGGCGTCGCGCTGCAAAGGCTGAAGCCGAGAAACACAAGCGCATGGCACGTGCGCTGGCTGAAGAGTCCGAGTTCGTTTCCGATATGGACCTGGACACACCGCAAGCCAGCTTCGACGGGCTTGATGTGCCGCCGCCGAATGTTCGCATGGGCGCTGCCGGTGCGGCAGCTGCAGCCGCGGCGACTCGCGAGCGTCAGGCTGATCCGCTGGTGCAGGCCGAGATTCATATTGCCTACGGGCGCATGAATCAAGCAGTCGAGCTGCTTGAGGAAGCTGTTCAGGAAGACCCGAAGCGCGATGATATTCGCCTCAAGCTGATGGAAATCTACGCTGAACAGGGCAATAACAAAGCCTATGCCGCCCACGAGCGCAAGCTGGTGGCTGCGGGAAAGCGTGAAGCTGAGGTCGAGCAGCTAGAAGAACGTAACTCGACCCTGAAGCCTGCTGCGTCGCTTGCTTCTGAACCTGCTCCGACGCCGTCGGCGGCTCCTGCTGTTGCGGCGGCGGCAGTAGCGGCCAGTGCTGCTGCATTGGCTGCCGAGCTTGATGCCAAGTATGTAGAAGAGCTGCTGGCCGACACCGATGACCAGCCTGAAGAACCGGCGGCTGCACCTGAGCCGCAAGCACCGGCCCCGCTGGTTGCCGAGCCGGTCGCCGAAGCCGATGAGTTCGATCATGATTTTGACTTGAGCCTGGATGAGTTCGAAGAAACGACCGCGCCGGAAGTCTCGACCGTTAACGATCTTGATGACCTGACACTGGACGAGCCGAAAGCGGACTTGCCGATAACAGCCGCTGCGCCTGACGACGAAGCACTGACGTTCGAATCGATCATGCAGCAGCAGGAAGAGGCGCGGGCTGCCGCATCGACTGAAGAGCTGGCCGACTTCGATCTGGATCTATCCGAAGAGGACCCGGCGCTCAGGAACGAAGATGACTTCCTGCTGGGGCTTGGCGACGACTCGCTTGACCTGGGCAAGACCACACCGCCGCCTGTCAGCGACGATCTGGAACTGCCGGAAGATTTCGACCTGTCGCTGGCCGACGAGATTGAAACCGATCAGGCAAGTCAGGCATTCGCCAGCGAAATCGATGACGTCAATGCCGAGCTGGATCGTCTGGCGCAGAACCTTGAGCATCCGCCGCTCGATGAGCCAAGGTTCACCGCCGAGGACGCAGCAGCGCTGGATGACGAGCCCGACTTCGACTTCATGTCCGGTACTGACGAGGCGGCGACCAAGCTTGATCTGGCGCGGGCCTACATCGACATGGGCGATGCCGACGGCGCGCGGGACATTCTCGACGAGGTGGTGACCGAGGGTGACGACAGTCAGAAGACCGAAGCGCGTGAGATGCTTTCGCGCCTGGCCTGA